Proteins encoded in a region of the Benincasa hispida cultivar B227 chromosome 2, ASM972705v1, whole genome shotgun sequence genome:
- the LOC120071845 gene encoding probable calcium-binding protein CML15 — MAALEVEQLNQLRDIFARFDMDSDGSLTILELAALLRSLGLKPSGDQIHVLLANMDSNGNGSVEFDELVTAIMPDFNEEVMVNQTQLLEVFRSFDRDGNGYITAAELAGSMAKMGQPLTYRELTEMMKEADTDGDGVISFNEFASVMAKSAADFLGLAIS; from the coding sequence ATGGCTGCACTCGAAGTTGAGCAGCTTAATCAACTACGCGACATTTTTGCACGATTCGACATGGATTCCGACGGAAGTCTCACAATTCTTGAACTAGCGGCATTGCTTCGATCTCTCGGTCTGAAGCCCTCCGGCGATCAAATCCACGTTCTTCTTGCTAATATGGATTCAAACGGTAATGGATCTGTTGAGTTCGACGAATTGGTGACGGCGATTATGCCGGATTTCAACGAGGAGGTAATGGTAAATCAGACGCAGCTTCTGGAGGTTTTCCGTTCGTTCGATCGAGATGGAAATGGATATATAACAGCGGCGGAGCTGGCGGGATCTATGGCGAAGATGGGACAGCCATTGACGTACAGAGAGTTAACAGAGATGATGAAGGAAGCAGATACGGATGGCGATGGAGTTATTAGCTTCAATGAATTTGCATCTGTAATGGCGAAATCTGCCGCTGATTTTCTAGGGCTTGCAATCTCTTAA